The following proteins are co-located in the Parafannyhessea umbonata genome:
- a CDS encoding PrsW family intramembrane metalloprotease: protein MFFLLSNGLTLYLAVFLVLAVGPAAALMRYVYSLDTLEREPAGLLLALFWRGVVAALVASVLEQVGMDAFGLLSGLGRQDPWFLLLSDFAVVGVIEEACKYVLMARATWHDPNFNCRYDGVVYAVATSLGFAAAENVTYGLAYGPGVLLGRAMMAIPAHMGFAVVFGFLYGEAKLLSVRGHHIGAGLCIACGYLLSVLLHGLYDSTATLFGSGDATFLLVVAVIYLIVFPVVRTMAKHDRRFLY from the coding sequence ATGTTCTTCCTGCTGTCAAACGGCTTGACGCTCTACCTCGCGGTCTTCCTGGTGCTGGCGGTCGGGCCGGCTGCGGCGCTCATGCGCTACGTCTACAGCCTCGATACGCTGGAGCGTGAGCCTGCGGGGCTCCTGCTTGCGCTTTTCTGGCGCGGGGTCGTCGCGGCGCTCGTTGCCTCCGTGCTCGAGCAGGTGGGGATGGACGCGTTCGGCCTGCTTTCCGGCCTTGGGCGGCAGGACCCGTGGTTCTTACTGCTTTCCGACTTCGCCGTCGTCGGCGTGATAGAGGAGGCGTGCAAGTACGTGCTCATGGCGCGTGCCACGTGGCACGACCCCAACTTCAACTGCAGGTACGATGGCGTGGTGTACGCGGTCGCCACGTCGCTCGGCTTCGCCGCGGCGGAAAACGTGACGTACGGCCTCGCCTACGGGCCCGGCGTGCTGCTGGGTCGCGCCATGATGGCGATCCCGGCGCACATGGGCTTTGCCGTCGTGTTCGGCTTCCTTTACGGGGAGGCGAAGCTCCTCTCGGTCCGCGGGCACCACATTGGCGCGGGCCTGTGCATCGCTTGCGGATATCTGCTCTCCGTGCTGCTGCATGGGCTCTACGATTCCACCGCGACGCTCTTTGGCAGTGGGGATGCCACGTTTCTGCTGGTGGTGGCCGTCATCTACCTCATCGTGTTCCCGGTCGTACGCACGATGGCAAAGCACGACCGCCGCTTCCTGTACTAG
- a CDS encoding MarR family winged helix-turn-helix transcriptional regulator, producing the protein MANERFENFVGVIYALNKEVGRIKTQKMASLGLRGTDTMVLYYLAHADGDLAEADLARLMRQDRAAVTRIVSRLEAQGLVERGHASEDAKVRGSRYRAPVTLTAAGRKAALEMDQIINDVVAEASADIGPEERERMYTWLTQVLESLERI; encoded by the coding sequence GTGGCTAACGAGAGGTTCGAGAACTTCGTGGGCGTGATCTATGCGCTCAACAAGGAGGTCGGCCGCATAAAGACGCAGAAGATGGCGTCGCTTGGCCTGCGTGGAACCGACACCATGGTCCTGTACTACCTCGCTCACGCGGACGGGGACCTTGCGGAGGCGGACCTGGCGCGTCTGATGCGGCAGGATCGTGCGGCCGTGACGCGCATCGTCTCTAGGCTGGAGGCGCAGGGTCTGGTCGAGCGCGGCCACGCAAGCGAGGACGCCAAGGTGCGCGGGTCCAGGTACCGTGCCCCGGTGACGCTCACGGCGGCCGGCCGCAAGGCGGCGCTCGAGATGGACCAGATCATAAACGACGTCGTCGCCGAGGCGAGCGCGGACATAGGCCCCGAGGAGCGCGAGCGCATGTACACGTGGCTGACGCAGGTGCTGGAGTCGCTCGAGCGCATCTAG
- a CDS encoding DegV family protein, with amino-acid sequence MATRIITDSASDIVDFPNPNLTVLPMTVAFGNTVYHDGVDLTHERFYDLLVESDEPPSTGAVSPGVFAQAYDEAQAAGEDVVVVTLSSKVSATCQSACIAAEGRDGVRVVDSLNACIGERVLVEYALMLAERGLPAADIASQLERARSRVHMLALLDTLEYLRRGGRIGSAAAAAGALLALKPVVTMANGEVGLLGKARGSKNARNLLVELVGEHPIDFAMPFCLAYTAGGEPMLKKYVRDSSDLWEGIVDALPICSVGATIGTHAGPGAIAVAYFSQE; translated from the coding sequence ATGGCCACTCGCATCATCACGGACTCCGCATCGGACATCGTGGACTTCCCCAACCCCAACCTTACCGTGCTTCCCATGACGGTGGCGTTTGGCAACACCGTGTACCACGACGGGGTCGACCTCACGCACGAGCGGTTCTATGACCTGCTGGTGGAGTCCGACGAGCCTCCCAGCACGGGCGCGGTGTCGCCGGGCGTGTTCGCGCAGGCGTACGACGAGGCACAGGCGGCGGGGGAGGACGTCGTGGTCGTGACGCTTTCCTCAAAGGTTTCTGCAACATGCCAGAGCGCGTGCATCGCGGCGGAGGGGCGCGACGGCGTGCGCGTGGTCGACTCGCTCAACGCTTGCATCGGCGAGCGCGTGCTGGTTGAGTACGCGCTCATGCTTGCGGAGCGCGGCCTTCCGGCGGCGGACATCGCGTCGCAGCTTGAGCGGGCGCGCTCGCGCGTGCACATGCTCGCCCTGCTGGACACCCTTGAGTACCTGCGGCGCGGCGGACGCATTGGGTCCGCGGCAGCGGCGGCGGGTGCGCTGCTTGCACTGAAGCCCGTCGTGACCATGGCAAACGGCGAGGTGGGGCTGCTGGGCAAGGCGCGCGGCTCCAAGAACGCAAGGAACTTGCTGGTAGAGCTTGTGGGAGAGCACCCCATCGACTTCGCGATGCCGTTCTGCCTTGCGTACACCGCAGGCGGCGAGCCCATGCTGAAGAAGTACGTGCGCGACTCCAGCGACCTGTGGGAGGGCATCGTGGACGCGCTGCCCATCTGCAGCGTGGGAGCCACCATCGGCACGCACGCCGGTCCCGGCGCCATCGCGGTCGCGTACTTCTCGCAGGAGTAG